The Candidatus Coatesbacteria bacterium genomic sequence GCCGTTGGCGGCGGCCCGGGCGAAGCAGTGGGCGGCCTCGTCGGCGGCATAGAGCCGGGCGGCGTGAACGCCGGCCCGCAGGTAGAAGCGGGCGGCCCGCTCGGTGTCGCCGCCGTTCTCGTAATGATGGGCCACCAGGGAGAGATAGCCCTCGAGGCGCTCGGCGTAGTGCTCCTCGACCCAGCGGGCGATGCGTAGATGCAGCTCACGGCGGATGCGCTTGAGCAGGCCGTTGTAAACTGTGTCGCGCAACAGGCTGTGCTTGAAGATGTACTCGAGGTCGTCGGAGAACAGTGAATCGAGCTGCCGCCGGATCAGGTCCCGGTGTTCGAGCCGGCTGAGTTCACCGGCCACCTCGCCGTCGAGGAGCCAGGAGACGATCCGGCGCCAGAAGACCTCACCGACGACGGAGGCCGTCTGGATGACCCGGCGCTCCTCGTCGGACAGGCGGTCAAGGCGGGCCCGCAGCACGTCTTCGACGGTGTCCGGGATGTCGAGTTCCTCGATCTCCCGGGTGGCCTCCCAGTGGTCCTCGCGGTTGACGAGGACACCGCGGTCGATCAGGACCTTGATCAGCTCCTCGACGAAGAAGGGGTTGCCCGCCGCCCGTTCGATTATCAGCCGTCGACTGCGCTCGGAGAGACGCTCGACGGCGAGGAGCTCGGCGATCAAGCGCCGACTCTGCTGCGGCGTCAGCTCGCGCAGGTGCAGCAGTCTGCTGTTGTCCGGCTCGTCGAGGCGTTCGAGGAACTCAGTGACCCTGTGCTGGTGCGGTTCCGGGGGGCGGGTGTTGAAGAGGAACAACACCGGAGCCTCCTCGAGGCCGCCCAGGAGATGCAACAACAGCCCCAGGGTGGCGTCGTCGGCCCACTGCAGGTCCTCGATCAGGATCACCAGGGGACGGACCCGGGAGGCGCCGGTCAGCAGCCGCTCCAGCAGGTGACGGACCCGGGCGCGCAACAGCTCACCCGCGGTGCTCCCGCCGCCGTTCTCGTCGGCGGCGGCGCCGATCAGGCCGGCCAGCTGCTCGACGGCGGCGGGGTCGACGTCGCCGCCCACCAGATCGGCGATCAGCTCTTCGAGCCGCCGCCGGATCTCCAGGGGCGGCGTTTCGTCGTCGGCGCCGACCAGGCGGGTCAGGATGTCGTTCAAGGGGTGGTAGGCCGGGGCGGCGGCGTAGACCAGGCAGCGACCCGCCAGATAACGCGGCGGTTGAACGGATTCCGTCAGCCCGAGGGCGAACTCCTCCACCAGCCGGGTCTTGCCGATTCCGGCCACGCCGTGAACGACGACGGCCCGGACCCGGCGTTGACGCAGGACCTCGTCGTAGGCGGCCTCGAGGACGGTCAGCTCCTTCTCCCGGCCGACCAGGGGGGCGTTCAGGCCCGGAATGCCCCGCCCCTTGCCCCGCACCGGTTTCCTGCGCAGGACCTGGAAGCGCTCGAGGGGCTCGCTGAGCCCCTTGACCATCAGGGCTTCCAGGGGTTGGTAGTCGAAGACGTGGCTGGTGCGGCGGTGGACGTCCCGGCTGACGACGACGGCGCCCGGGACCCCCGTCTCCTCCAGGCGGCTGGCCACGTTGACCACGTGGCCGAAGACCTGGTAGGCGCCGCGCGGTGTGCGGGTGCGCCGGGTGAGGATCACCTCGCCGTAGTGGACGCCGACCCGGATCTGGAAGGCCGGACCGTCCCCGCCGAAGCCCCGGGTGCGCTCCAGCATCCGCAGGGCGACGTCGACGGCGCGCTCGGCGTTGTTCTCGCTGACCCGGGGCACGCCGAAGACGGCCATCACCGCGTCGCCGATGAACTGCTCGACGAAGCCGCCGCCCAGGGTAACCTGACGGCCCAGCTCGGCCAGCAGCTCCTCGACGGCGGCCTTGACCTCCTCGGCGTCGCCGTCGGCCACCAGCCGGGTGAAGTTGCAGATGTCGGCGAAGAGCACGGCCACCCGCCGCCGCTCCTCGACGGTGTCCGTCGTGGTCAACGGCGCGCCGCAGCCGCCACAGAAGCGGACTTCGGCGGCGTTCTTGAAGCCGCACAGCCGGCAGGTCAGGGTTTCTAAGGTCATCGTAGTTCCATATGCAATAAAGCCTGTATTTCATTTAGTTTAGCACATCGCGGCCCCCGGTCCCAATCAAAACCACCGGCGCCGCCGGACGACGGCTCGAGGCGCGAGTGACCGGGAGGTGCTGAAGTACGCCTTTACAGACAGACGCCCCAGGTGGTAGATTATACGCTGACCTGCGGAGCATCGAGCTTCCACGCTGCACCAACCGCCATACTCCATGACTCTCAAACTACCCCACGAGTTCCGCCCGACGGCAAGCAAGGTCGGTCGCCGCACCTACAATCTGGCCTACTCGACGCCGGAAATGGACCCGGACCTGTCGGCCAACCTGGACGAGGCCCTGCAAACCGCCCAGCACCGCCCCGTTCTAGTCGAGATCGTCGGCGAGGGCTGCTTCGGTGACCCCTCCTTCATCGATTACCTGCTTGAGCGCGGCCGGGAACGGGAGATGCAGATCATCGATCTGCCCCGCCTCCACGGCCATCAGGAGCCCTTGAGCATCCTGCGACGCATCG encodes the following:
- a CDS encoding AAA family ATPase; translation: MTLETLTCRLCGFKNAAEVRFCGGCGAPLTTTDTVEERRRVAVLFADICNFTRLVADGDAEEVKAAVEELLAELGRQVTLGGGFVEQFIGDAVMAVFGVPRVSENNAERAVDVALRMLERTRGFGGDGPAFQIRVGVHYGEVILTRRTRTPRGAYQVFGHVVNVASRLEETGVPGAVVVSRDVHRRTSHVFDYQPLEALMVKGLSEPLERFQVLRRKPVRGKGRGIPGLNAPLVGREKELTVLEAAYDEVLRQRRVRAVVVHGVAGIGKTRLVEEFALGLTESVQPPRYLAGRCLVYAAAPAYHPLNDILTRLVGADDETPPLEIRRRLEELIADLVGGDVDPAAVEQLAGLIGAAADENGGGSTAGELLRARVRHLLERLLTGASRVRPLVILIEDLQWADDATLGLLLHLLGGLEEAPVLFLFNTRPPEPHQHRVTEFLERLDEPDNSRLLHLRELTPQQSRRLIAELLAVERLSERSRRLIIERAAGNPFFVEELIKVLIDRGVLVNREDHWEATREIEELDIPDTVEDVLRARLDRLSDEERRVIQTASVVGEVFWRRIVSWLLDGEVAGELSRLEHRDLIRRQLDSLFSDDLEYIFKHSLLRDTVYNGLLKRIRRELHLRIARWVEEHYAERLEGYLSLVAHHYENGGDTERAARFYLRAGVHAARLYAADEAAHCFARAAANG